DNA sequence from the Oceanithermus desulfurans genome:
ACGTCGCGTTCGAACAGGTCTTTCAATCCCACTTCATCACCCCCTTCTTCCACTCGTAGACGAAGCCCGCGAGCACGATCAGGGTGAACGTCGTCACCGCCCAGAAGCCGGCGAGCCCGAGCTTTCCGGCGTTGACGGCGTAAGGCCAGAGGAAGGCCACCTCGACGTCGAAGATGATGAAGAGCATGGCCACCACGTAAAAATGCACCGGTAGTCGGTGCACCTCGCCGGCCGGGTCGTTGCCCGACTCGTAGGGCATCAGCTTGGTGGGGCTGGGTTTCTTGGGTCCCAGCATCGCCCCCATCGCCAGCATGACCACGCCGATCCCGGCGGCGATCCCCAAGTAGATCAGGATGTTGATGTACTCCGTCGTGGCTTGCAACGTATCCCCTCCTTTTGTGCCATCGTTCACTTGAGCGGCCCTAGGGGTGAGCGAACGATGAAAAACGCAGTCTTCATAAGTTTAACCCGGTCGCAGGTGGCCCACGAGGCCCATTCGTCCCGGTCGCTCTGCGGCCTCAGCCTAGCCCTTCCCCGGGGGCGGGGGCAGCTACGGGCGTCACAATTGCTAGCGGCCGTCGCGCATGCCGCTCTCCTTCCGGGCGCGGCCGCTGCGGTGTTCGGCCTCGCCGGTCTGCGGCGCCCCCATCCAGACGAGCGCCGTGCCTTCGTGGTCGAAGACCAGGGAGCGCACCCGCTGTTCGAGCAGCTCCGTCTTGGCCTTGCCGCGGGCCTTGCCGCGGGCCTCCTCTTCGTTTTCGGCGGCGACCACGTAGACCGACTCGACGACGGGGCCGGCACCCGAACACAGGACGTTGGTGACGAGGTAGAGTTTCATGCCCGCAGTCTAAAGCAGCCCGCGCCCTCCGGCGAAGCTTCGCGGCACAGTGCAACGCCGCCGTAACGCCCCGTGGTTTACAACCTACGCAGCGACCTGGAAAGGAGGACGGGACCGTGAAAACCCTGCGATTCTCCCCAAGCTTGGCCGTGGTTGCTGGATGGCTGGTGGCGCTCGCGTCCCTCGCGGGCTACGCCGGCGCGCCGCAGGCCGCCGCATACCGGTCGCTCCTCGTCGGCACCCGGACGGGCAGCGTCCTGGTGGACCCGCCACCGGAACCGTGAGCGGTATGCTTCCGGCCGCCTACGCACAGGACGTGCACGCCGGCAGGCTCTACCTGGCCGCGAACAACCGCGAGCTGCGCATCTACGACCTGAACGGCGAGCCGCAGAAAACGATCCGTTGCGAACCGGTGACCCAGGCCGTGGGGCTGGTGGCGATCGGCGACGGGCGCATCGCCGTGCTCGACAACAAGGACGACTACGTCCGCTTCCTCGACCCCAGCGGCGCCACCCTCGCCACCGTACCCATACCGGGGGCCGGCGGGTCCTCGCTGCAAAACCTCCACGGCATCGTCGTCGGGGGCGAGCTGGTGGTCAGCGAAAACGGGCGCAAGGCGGTCTTCGCCATCGACCTCGAAAACTACAGCGCGCGCATCCTCAAAGACCTCAGCGGCGAGGTCGGCGGGGCCTGGCTCTCGGGGATCACCTACCTGGACGGCGCCTTCTACGTGGCCAACAACAAGGGGGAGCTCTACCGCTTCCGCGAGGACGGTCCGGCCGAGCTCTTCGCCGCCGGTTTTCCCAAGGCCCTCACCGGCCTGCTCGCCGGCAACGGCGCGCTCTACGCCACCTCCCTGCACGCCGACGAGGTCTACCGGATCGCGCTGGACGACGGCAGTTACACCGTGCTCGCGAAGGGGCTCGACCGCCCGCGCACGATCGACGGCATGCCCTAGCAAGCCCCGAGGACCCTGCGCACCGCCTCGACGAGCAGCCGGTGCTCGACGGCGTGCACCCGCGCCTCGAAGCGCTCGAGGGTGTCGTCCGGCTCGACGGGCACCGGCTCGGAAACGATCACCGGCCCCGCGTCGACCTCGGGAACGACGTGGTGGACCATCACCCCGCCGCTTTTCACCTCGCCGCGGCGGAAGGCCTCGTAGCTGCGGCGGATGGCGTCCAGCCCCGGGAAGGCCCCCGGGAGCGCCGGGTGCAGGTTGATCACCCGGCCGGGGAAACGATCGAGGAAGGACGGGGTGAGGATGCGCATCCAGCCGGCCAGCACCACCAGGTCGGGCTCGGCGGCGGCGACGAAGGCGGCGAGCCGCCGGTCGTAGGCCTCGCGCGGGAGGCCCTTCTCCCTGGGGAAGAACAGCGCCGGCACCCCCGCCCCCCGCGCCCGCTCGAGCGCCCGGCTCGGCTGGTCGGAGACGACCAGCACCACCAGCGCCGGCAGCCCGCCCGCAGCACAGGCGTCGAGCAACGCCTGCAGGTTCGTACCCCGTCCGGAGGCGAGCACCACCAGCCGCGCCGGCTCAGCCATCCACGCCCTCCACGAAGACCCCTTCGCCCGGTACCACCTCGCCGACGCGCCAGCCCCCGTCCAGGACCTCGAGGGCGGCCTCCGCCGCCGCGGGGTCGTAGACGAGCAGCATCCCCAGGCCCATGTTGAAGACGCGGAACATCTCGCGGTCCTCCACCCCGCCGATCCGCTGGATCAGGGAAAAGATCGGGGGCTCGGGCCAGCGGCCGCGGATCAGGCGCGCACCCAGACCCTTGGGCAGCACCCGCGGCAGGTTGCCGTAGACCCCGCCGCCGGTGATGTGGGCGGCCGTTTTGGGCAGGAGCCCCGCGGCCTCGAGCCTCCGCCAGACCGGCAGGTAGCTCGTGTGGGGCTCGAGCAGGGCCTCGGCGACGTTCCGCCCCCCCAGCTCGCTTCGCGGCGCTTCCCAGTCGAGCTCCGCGAGCGCCCGCCGCGCCAGCGAGTAGCCGTTGGTGTGCAGCCCCGAGCTGGCCAGCGCCAGCAGCACGTCGCCGGGCCGGAGCCGCGCCGGATCGGGCAGCCGTTCGCGCTCGGCGTAGCCGACGATGGTGCCCGCCAGGTCCAGCGCCCCCTCGCGGTAGACGCCGGGCATCTCTGCGGTCTCGCCCCCGAGGACGGCCAGCCCCGCCGCCCGTGCGGCCTCGGCCAGCCCCGCCACCACCTCGCCCACCACGTCGGGCTCGAGCCGGGCCGCGGCCAGGTAGTCGAGGAAGAAGAGCGGCCACCCCCCCGCCGCGAGCAGGTCGTCGACCCCGTGGTTCACCAGGTCGGCGCCGAGGCCGCGCCAGCGCCCGACCCGCGCGGCGACGAGCGTCTTGGTGCCCACGCCGTCGGTGGAGGCGAGCAGCACCGGGCGCTCGAGGGCCGCGAGCCGGCCGGCGTCGAAGGCTCCCGCGAACGCCCCCACCCCCGCGATCACGCCGGGGTGCCGGGCCCCGGCGAGCGCCTCTTTGATGCGGCGGGTGGTCTCCTCGGCGGCGTTCAGGTTCACCCCCGCGTCTTCGTACCTCACCCCACCACCTCCGTGCCGATGTCGCGACGGTAGTGCATCCCCTCGAAGCGCACCCGCCGCACCGCGGCGTAGACGCGGGCGCGCGCCTGTTCGGGGGTGTCCGCCCGGCCCACGACGGCCAGCACCCGGCCGCCGGCGGTGACCACGCGCCCCTCCGCGCGCTCGGTGCCGGCGTGGAAGACGTGCACCCCGGGCAGGGCCGCCGCCTGCTCCAAACCCTCGACGGGCAGGCCCTTGGGGTAGGGGCCGGGGTAGCCGGGCGCGGCCAGCACCACGGCCAGCGCCGCCCCCGCGTGTTGCAGCGGCGTGGCGTCGGGCCGCCCCTCCACCGCGTCCATCAGCAGGCGGTAGAGGTCGGTGCGCAACAGCGGCAGCACCGCCTGGGTCTCGGGGTCGCCGAAGCGGGCGTTGAACTCGAGCACCTTGGGGCCGGCGGGCGTCAGCTTGAGCCCGGCGTAGAGCACCCCCAGGTAGGGCGTGCCCCGGGCGGCCAGCGCCGCCAGGGTGGGGGCGATCACCGTGCGCCCCACCTCTTCGAGCAGCCCGGGCGCCAGCGCCACCGGGCTCTGCGCCCCCATGCCCCCGGTGTTGGGCCCCAGACCCCCCTCGTAGATCCGCTTGTAGTCGCGCGCCGGGGGCAGCAGCACGAAGCGCTCGCCCGCGGCCACCGCGAAGACCGAAAGCTCGGGCCCCTCGAGGTAGGCCTCGATCACCACCCGGCGGCCCGCCGCGCCGAAGCGCCCCGCGAACAGGCCCTGCACGAAGGCGCGCGCCTCCTCGTAGTCGCCGGTGACGAGCACACCCTTGCCTGCGGCCAGTCCGCTGGCCTTGACCACCCAGGGCGCGGGCGTCGCCTCCAGGTGCCGCAGCGCCGCCTCCGGGTGCTCGAAGGCGCGCCAGCTCGCCGTGGGCACCCCCGCCTCGTCCATCAGCGCCTTGGCG
Encoded proteins:
- a CDS encoding NADH-quinone oxidoreductase subunit A, whose amino-acid sequence is MQATTEYINILIYLGIAAGIGVVMLAMGAMLGPKKPSPTKLMPYESGNDPAGEVHRLPVHFYVVAMLFIIFDVEVAFLWPYAVNAGKLGLAGFWAVTTFTLIVLAGFVYEWKKGVMKWD
- the purN gene encoding phosphoribosylglycinamide formyltransferase yields the protein MAEPARLVVLASGRGTNLQALLDACAAGGLPALVVLVVSDQPSRALERARGAGVPALFFPREKGLPREAYDRRLAAFVAAAEPDLVVLAGWMRILTPSFLDRFPGRVINLHPALPGAFPGLDAIRRSYEAFRRGEVKSGGVMVHHVVPEVDAGPVIVSEPVPVEPDDTLERFEARVHAVEHRLLVEAVRRVLGAC
- the purM gene encoding phosphoribosylformylglycinamidine cyclo-ligase → MRYEDAGVNLNAAEETTRRIKEALAGARHPGVIAGVGAFAGAFDAGRLAALERPVLLASTDGVGTKTLVAARVGRWRGLGADLVNHGVDDLLAAGGWPLFFLDYLAAARLEPDVVGEVVAGLAEAARAAGLAVLGGETAEMPGVYREGALDLAGTIVGYAERERLPDPARLRPGDVLLALASSGLHTNGYSLARRALAELDWEAPRSELGGRNVAEALLEPHTSYLPVWRRLEAAGLLPKTAAHITGGGVYGNLPRVLPKGLGARLIRGRWPEPPIFSLIQRIGGVEDREMFRVFNMGLGMLLVYDPAAAEAALEVLDGGWRVGEVVPGEGVFVEGVDG
- the purD gene encoding phosphoribosylamine--glycine ligase translates to MAEVLVVGGGGREHALAWALAGSSEVTRVYVAPGNAGTVGPAGEGRAEMVRVPLAADDLEGLAGFAAERGVALTVVGPEAPLAAGLADRFAEAGLAVFGPRREAARIEASKAFAKALMDEAGVPTASWRAFEHPEAALRHLEATPAPWVVKASGLAAGKGVLVTGDYEEARAFVQGLFAGRFGAAGRRVVIEAYLEGPELSVFAVAAGERFVLLPPARDYKRIYEGGLGPNTGGMGAQSPVALAPGLLEEVGRTVIAPTLAALAARGTPYLGVLYAGLKLTPAGPKVLEFNARFGDPETQAVLPLLRTDLYRLLMDAVEGRPDATPLQHAGAALAVVLAAPGYPGPYPKGLPVEGLEQAAALPGVHVFHAGTERAEGRVVTAGGRVLAVVGRADTPEQARARVYAAVRRVRFEGMHYRRDIGTEVVG